Proteins from a genomic interval of Lycium ferocissimum isolate CSIRO_LF1 chromosome 2, AGI_CSIRO_Lferr_CH_V1, whole genome shotgun sequence:
- the LOC132047417 gene encoding uncharacterized protein LOC132047417, which yields MAQAGEKRLLQLHELEEFRYHAYENAKMYKERTKRIHDRRIQSRDFEPGQLVLLYNSRLKIFGGKLKSKWSGPFEVVRVTAHGAVELRRPHSDDTFLVNGQRVKHYYGIGRKMKKTDKVPSDLRDPPAMRKDRLNF from the exons ATGGCTCAAGCTGGAGAGAAGAGACTGTTGCAGCTGCACGAATTGGAGGAATTTCGCTATCATGCTTATGAAAACGCGAAAATGTATAAGGAGCGCACCAAAAGAATTCATGACAGGCGCATCCAATCTCGTGACTTTGAGCCCGGGCAGTTAGTATTGCTGTATAACTCCAGGCTGAAGATTTTCGGTGGAAAGCTAAAGAGCAAATGGTCCGGACCATTCGAGGTAGTTCGAGTGACTGCACATGGTGCTGTTGAGCTTAGAAGACCCCACTCGGATGACACATTCTTGGTGAACGGACAGAGAGTGAAGCATTACTATG GAATTGGgcgaaaaatgaagaaaacagACAAGGTGCCCAGTGATTTACGCGATCCacccgcgatgcggaaggatcgCCTGAACTTCTGA